TTGCAGATGGCGGCGTTCGGCCTCGCCGATCGCCGGCACCGCGCGGCCGAACTGCTTGGCGGCGCGGTCGAGGAAATGGGCGAACAGCGGCACGATATCGGCCCGGCGATCGCGTAAAGGCGGCACGCGCAGCGACACCACATGCAGGCGATAATAGAGATCCTCGCGGAACATCCCCTGGCGGACCAGGGTCGGCAGGTCGGTTTTGGTGGCGGCGACGACGCGGATATCGACGGGGCGGATGTCGTTGGTGCCCAGCGGCGCGATCTCGCGGGTTTCCAGAACGCGCAGCAGCTTGACCTGCAGGCCCGGCGACATGGCTTCGATCTCATCAAGGAACAGCGTGCCGCCATGGGCGTGCTCGATGCGGCCGACGCGTTTTTTCACCGCGCCGGTGAAGGCCCCGGCCTCATGGCCAAAAAGTTCGCTTTCGATCACCGTTTCGGGCAGGGCGCCGCAGTTCACGGCGACGAAGGGCCGGGCGGCGCGCCGGCTCCAACGGTGGAGGGCATTGGCCACCACGTCCTTGCCGGCGCCGGTCTCGCCTTCGACCAGCACATCGACATCGGCATCGGCGATCTGGCGCAGGGTCTTGCGCAGGCGCTCCATACTCGGGCTGTCGCCCAGCAGCGGCAGGTTTTCGCTGGCCGCCTCGGCGGCGCGGCGCAAGGCGCGGTTTTCCAGTTGCAGGTGGCGTTTGTCCAGCGCGTGGCGGACGCTGGTCAGCAGCCGGTCGGCG
The DNA window shown above is from Rhodospirillum rubrum ATCC 11170 and carries:
- a CDS encoding sigma-54-dependent transcriptional regulator, coding for MIDVAFIDDDDTMRAANVQALTLAGLTVAPFALPHEALAAIDGAFPGVVVTDVRMPRIDGLELFRRLRAIDPDLPVILITGHGDIAMAVDAMREGAYDFLAKPYAADRLLTSVRHALDKRHLQLENRALRRAAEAASENLPLLGDSPSMERLRKTLRQIADADVDVLVEGETGAGKDVVANALHRWSRRAARPFVAVNCGALPETVIESELFGHEAGAFTGAVKKRVGRIEHAHGGTLFLDEIEAMSPGLQVKLLRVLETREIAPLGTNDIRPVDIRVVAATKTDLPTLVRQGMFREDLYYRLHVVSLRVPPLRDRRADIVPLFAHFLDRAAKQFGRAVPAIGEAERRHLQTHDWPGNVRELAHFAKRVALGFSDEPDQADPIGQDEPLPRRVDAFEAAQIRKALEATQGDVQAACEALGLPRKTLYDKLRRHAIDQSAYRPTPG